TCTGCGTGGCTCCCGCTGGCGGCGCGCCGTTGACCCATACCGTTGCGGCCGGTGCCTGAGCCATTGCAGGCACCGGCATGTAGGTCAGACCACAGACCAGCGCGCCGAGCAGAAGCTGATGCTGCATCCTCTTCATAGACGATCTCCAATTGGGGTGACGAGATGTTTGGCAATTTAAACCCGAACCATACTAATGCCAAGACACGCGCCTCTGTCTACTCCGTCAGGACAGCCTTGGTCAGGTGCCTTGGATGATCGACGTCGATCCCTTTACGAACCGCGATAAAGTAAGCCAGCATCTGCAACGGAATCACCTCGGAGATAGCCAGCAACTCCTCAGGCATCTCTTCCACAGCGATGATGTGGGTAGCAAGTTCTGCCACCTCGGCATCGCCAGCATTGGCAATCGCCAACACCCTCGCCCCCTGCGCACGCATATCCCGCAACAACTGCACGCTCTTGCCGTAGCGCAGCACCGAGCCTTCATCCTGCCGATCGACCGTCGCGATCATAACGAGCGGAGTGTCCTCGCTCACCAGCGCATTGGGGCCATGCTTCAGTTCGCCGCTGGGATATCCCTCCGCATGTAAGTAAGACGATTCCTTCAGCTTCAGCGCACCTTCGCGCGCGATAGGGTAATGAATCCCGCGTCCAAGAAACAGGAAGCTGCTGGCCTCGGCGTAGTGCTCCGCGACTGCGTGAACCGACTGCTCCCAGCCGTCCATCTGGGCGGCAATACGCTCTGTCATACGGCGGATCGAATCCAGTCGCACAACCATCTCCGCTCTATCGATCAGGCCGCCCAATTCACCGGCGATGAGCGACAGCAGATGAAGGTTCAACAGTTGCCCGGTGAAGCTCTTCGTCGCAGGAATCGACCGCTCCCGGCCCGCTCCCAGTGGAAACGAGACCGTTGCCTCACGGGCCATTGTGGAGCCTTCGACGTTGGTAATGGCCAGCGTCCGCCTTCCGGCCTGGTTCGCCTTGCGTAGTGCGGCGAGCGTATCGGCAGTCTCGCCCGACTGTGAGATAACTACCACGGCGGAGCGCTTCTGCATCCTCTCTCGCTGATACACGTACTCGCTCGCGTACTCCACATCGATGGAGAGGTCGCTTCGCTGCTCCAGCATGATTTCGCCAGCCAGTCCCGCGTGGCGGCTCGATCCGCTGGCCGCGATCACAATCTCTCCATCCGGCCCAAGCTCATCAAGCCACTTGCGCACCGGGGCGCAGGCATCGTCGCGCAGACCCGTTGCTTCGGCATATCGGTCCAGCGTGGCTTGGAGCGACGCTGGCTGTTCGTGGATCTCACGCAGCATCCAGTGCGGATAGGGAGTGGGAAGCAGAGATTCTGACATATCACCTTTCTTGATTGAAGAGCTTTCCGGTTAGTTGGCTTCGAAGTACGCCTCGATCTCCTCGAGCGTCTTTCCCTTTGTCTCAGGCAAAAAGAAGATCACCGTCAGCAGGTAGATGACGGTGAATCCTGCGAAGAGGAAGAACATCCTCGAGTAGCCATACATACCCACGACAGGCAGGAAGATCGCCGCCAGTGTCGTGGATACGAGTTGATTGATGACCAGTGCGATGCTCATTCCATTCGAACGGATGCGCGTCGGCATCAGCTCCGATAGAGCCAACCACACGCAGACGCCCGGCCCCAGCGCATAAAAGGCAGTAAATACATACAAGCCAATCGCAACCAGCCAGCCGTGCAGCGCATCGGGTATAGGAGCGATATAGGCGTGCTCGATCTTGAGTGGTGCAACCCGCGCCGCGTCCAGATCGACGAACGGGTTGCGGAAGAAGGCCTCGACCTTGCTGGATGGAATACAGCCTGCCCGGTCGATCGTCAGGGGAGCCGCACCGGCGTCGTCGGAGTGGACCGTGCTGGTGGTCGCGGTGAAGCCGCCATAGGAGTAGATCACAGCCATCGACATAGGCCCCGGCCCCGCGGTCCCCATACGGTATCCGCTGGCCGCGGCAATCTGTTGTGCCGTTGCCTGGTCAAAGCGGAAGGTCAGCTTCTCATTCGACCCGGCCATCGTCTGAACGGCACTGCCCGCGTCGTAACGATGAGACTCGGTCTTGAGAAAGAGCACTCCGACAAACAGCAGCGAGACGATGATGCCGGAGGTGCCCATGCGGAACAGAAAACGCCTGCCTTTGCGGTCGACCAGAGACATCCCGATCACCGTCATCAGGAAGTTCACAAAGGTAAACGCCACATATCCCCAGTGCGCGCGAAGATCCGAGAGCCCGCTCTGCAGCAGAATATCCGTGTTGTATCCAATGACCGAGTTGATCCCCGTCGCCGTATTGCAGAACAGGATGACGCACGCCAGCAGGAACGGCAGCACGTACCGCCGTTGCAGCAGGGAATCGGAGGATGCGCGTTTAGCGGTGGCTGTCTCCTTCGCCGCCAGCTCTACCTGCTCCATCTCGTACAACTCAAGCTCTGCCTGCTCCACGCTGCGGGAGCGCAGTAACGACTGCAACGCCTGCTCCTTCTTGCCTCGCCGAAACAGCCAACGCGGCGACTCCGAAACCAAGAACGCACCCAGCACGAAGAGGATTCCCGGCGGCATCGACATCCAGAAGATCCGTCGCCAAGCCTGGTCTTTCACCTGGAAGAGTTCAGCAGCGGAGAGGCCGCGCGCAACTGCCTGCACACGATAGCTGTAGTAGATCCCGATGACCGCTGCTGCCACGATCCCCAGCGTCAGCAGCCACTGAAAGATGCCCGCGCCCTTGCCGCGATCCTTTGCCGAAAGACACTCGGCCAGATACAGCGGAACAGCCACACCGATCAGCCCTCCGCTCACGCCCTGGAGCAGCCGCCCGAGAAAGAGCGGCCCATACCCATGCGAGAGCGCGATCATCGGAATACTCAGCGCGAAGATGGCGCCGCTCACCATCATCAGCGGCTTGCGGCCCATCCAGTCGGCCAGCAGCCCGGCAAAGAGCGTGGAGAAGACGCTGCCCAGCAACACCGCCGCCACGATGATCGACAGTTGGCTGCCGGTTAGCTGCGAGGTCGCCTCAAGATACGGCAGCGCGCCGCCGATGATGCCGACGTCCACCCCATAGAGCAGCCCACCCAGGCCTGCGACCAGCAGGAGCAAGCGGTTATAGCGGAGAATCCTGCTGGAGCTGGCATCGGGCATTAGGTGCGTTCGATCTGGCATAAAAGTAGTTCCATATTATTCCGTAACGCGGACTGCTGAAATTTGCTCTTCAGCCACAGCCCGCTCGATGGTACAGTAATCGCTGTCTCCCATAAGTTACTTCAAGCAGTCTGCACCGCGCTTGCCGTCCGTGCCCTGGAACCTCTGTTTCCAGCCGCCCGTCGGCCTGCCGTTGCCGTTTCTTCTGTTCGTGACTCCTGTAAATACCCGAATCGCTCGATCTATCATCTGGCAAATTCAATAAACCGTTGGAGACATGTGAAATGAAAAGAACTTTCCTGTCCGCGTGTTGTTTGCTTCTGTCTTTGCTTCCAGCCTTCTCTTTTGCCCAGACTGCGCCCAAAATCACGACGC
This is a stretch of genomic DNA from Granulicella sp. WH15. It encodes these proteins:
- a CDS encoding MFS transporter — protein: MPDRTHLMPDASSSRILRYNRLLLLVAGLGGLLYGVDVGIIGGALPYLEATSQLTGSQLSIIVAAVLLGSVFSTLFAGLLADWMGRKPLMMVSGAIFALSIPMIALSHGYGPLFLGRLLQGVSGGLIGVAVPLYLAECLSAKDRGKGAGIFQWLLTLGIVAAAVIGIYYSYRVQAVARGLSAAELFQVKDQAWRRIFWMSMPPGILFVLGAFLVSESPRWLFRRGKKEQALQSLLRSRSVEQAELELYEMEQVELAAKETATAKRASSDSLLQRRYVLPFLLACVILFCNTATGINSVIGYNTDILLQSGLSDLRAHWGYVAFTFVNFLMTVIGMSLVDRKGRRFLFRMGTSGIIVSLLFVGVLFLKTESHRYDAGSAVQTMAGSNEKLTFRFDQATAQQIAAASGYRMGTAGPGPMSMAVIYSYGGFTATTSTVHSDDAGAAPLTIDRAGCIPSSKVEAFFRNPFVDLDAARVAPLKIEHAYIAPIPDALHGWLVAIGLYVFTAFYALGPGVCVWLALSELMPTRIRSNGMSIALVINQLVSTTLAAIFLPVVGMYGYSRMFFLFAGFTVIYLLTVIFFLPETKGKTLEEIEAYFEAN
- a CDS encoding SIS domain-containing protein, with translation MSESLLPTPYPHWMLREIHEQPASLQATLDRYAEATGLRDDACAPVRKWLDELGPDGEIVIAASGSSRHAGLAGEIMLEQRSDLSIDVEYASEYVYQRERMQKRSAVVVISQSGETADTLAALRKANQAGRRTLAITNVEGSTMAREATVSFPLGAGRERSIPATKSFTGQLLNLHLLSLIAGELGGLIDRAEMVVRLDSIRRMTERIAAQMDGWEQSVHAVAEHYAEASSFLFLGRGIHYPIAREGALKLKESSYLHAEGYPSGELKHGPNALVSEDTPLVMIATVDRQDEGSVLRYGKSVQLLRDMRAQGARVLAIANAGDAEVAELATHIIAVEEMPEELLAISEVIPLQMLAYFIAVRKGIDVDHPRHLTKAVLTE